Below is a genomic region from Kribbella qitaiheensis.
GTCGTCCGGGCCTCGTAGAAGCCGTAGTCGATGTCCGCGCGAAGCGTGTGCAGGGGCACCCGGCCTTCGCGGTAGAACTCCGAACGCGACATCTCAGCGCCACCGAGACGGCCGGAGCACTGGATCCGGATGCCCAGGGCGCCGCCACGCATGGTGGTCTGCATCGCCTTGCGCATCGCGCGACGGAACGCCACGCGGCCGGACAGCTGCTCGGCAACGCCCTGGGCGACGAGCTGTGCGTCGACCTCGGCGTTCTTGACCTCGAGGATGTTCAACTGCACCTGCTTGCCGGTGAGCTCCTCGAGGCTGCCCCGGATCCGGTCCGCCTCGGCGCCGCGGCGACCGATGACGATGCCCGGACGGGCGGTGTGGATGTCGACGCGGACACGGTCACGGGTGCGCTCGATCTCCACCCGGGAGATGCCTGCGCGCTCCATGCCCTTGCTCAGCAAGCGACGGATCTTGACGTCCTCGCCCACGTAGTCCTTGTACAGCTTCTCCGCGTACCACCGGCTCTTGTGGTCCGTGCTGATGCCGAGTCGGAACCCGTGCGGGTTTACCTTCTGGCCCACTATCGGGTCTCCTTCTTCTCAGCCTTTTTGGCGGTTGCCTTCTTGGCCGGCGCCTTCTTGGCGGTGGCCTTGCTGGCCGCGCCCTTCTTTGCGTCGTCCTTCTTGGCGTCCGCCTTGTTGGCATCGGCCTTCTTCGCCGGCGGCGCGGCCTCGACCTTCGGGCCGACCACGACGGTGATGTGGCTGGTCCGCTTGTCGATCCGGGTCGCGCGACCCTGGGCACGGGGGCGGTGACGCTTCAGCGTCGGGCCCTCGTCCACATAGGCCTTCACCACGACCAGGTCGGCGCGGCTCAGGTGCTCGGTGCCCTCGGCGTTCGCCACGGCGCTGTCGACGACCTTGTACACGGTCTCGGCAGCGGCCTGCGGGGCGAACTTCAGAGTGGCGAGTGCGTCGTCGACGCCCATGCCGCGCACCAGGTCGACCACGCGACGTGCCTTCATCGGCGTCACGCGGACGAAGCGCGCGACCGCGAAGGCCCCGGGCTCGTCGCCCAGCAGGCCCTCGCGACGGGCACTGACTGCCCTACGCTCCATTACGCTCATGATGTTCGAATCTCTCCGTAGGTTGCTCTGCGCTTCGTCGCTGACCTAGGTCAGCGACGCCGTGCCTTGCGGTCGTCTTTTTCGTGGCCCTTGAACGTCCGGGTCGGGGCGAACTCGCCGAGCTTGTGCCCGACCATCGCGTCCGTCACGAACACGGGGACATGTTTGCGGCCGTCGTGCACCGCCAGGGTGTGACCGATCATGGTCGGAATGATCATCGATCGGCGCGACCAGGTCTTGATCACGTTCTTGGTGCCCTTTTCGTTCTGCACCTCCACCTTCTTCAACAGGTGGTGGTCGACGAACGGGCCCTTCTTGAGGCTGCGTGGCATCTGTCCGGCTCCCTATCAGCGCTTCTTGCCGGCCTTGCGGCGCCGGACGATCATGCGATCGCTTTCCTTGTGACCACGGGTGCGGCCATCGGGCTTGCCCCATGGGGACACCGGGTGACGTCCACCCGAGGTCTTACCCTCACCACCACCGTGCGGGTGGTCGACCGGGTTCATGGCGACACCACGGACGGTCGGGCGCTTGCCCTTCCAGCGCATCCGGCCGGCCTTGCCCCAGTTGATGTTCGACTGCTCGCCGTTGCCGACCTCACCGAGGGTGGCGCGGCAGCGTACGTCGACCATCCGGACCTCGCCCGAAGGCATCCGCAGGGTGGCCATCCGGCCCTCCTTGGCGACCAGCTGAACGCTGGCACCGGCGGAGCGGGCCATCTTGGCGCCACCACCCGGGCGCAGTTCGACGGCGTGCACCGTGGAACCGACCGGGATGTTGCGCAGCGGCAGGTTGTTGCCGACCTTGATGTCCGCGGGCCGGACCGTTCTCGACGATCGTGCCCTGCTTCAGGTTGGCCGGGGCGAGGATGTAGCGCTTCTCGCCGTCGACGTAGTGCAGCAGTGCGATCCGGGCGGTGCGGTTCGGGTCGTACTCGATCTCCGCGACCTTGGCCGGCACGCCGTCCTTGTCGTACCGCTTGAAGTCGATCAGGCGGTAGGCGCGCTTGTGACCGCCACCGTGGTGCCGAGTGGTGATCTTGCCGGAGCTGTTCCGGCCACCCTTCTTCGGCAGCGGGCGGAGCAGGGACTTCTCAGGGGTCGAACGGGTGAGCTCGACGAAGTCGGCAACGCTGGAGCCACGGCGGCCCGGCGTCGTCGGCTTGTATTTGCGGATACCCATTACGACTGGCCTCCGAAGATGTCGATGCGGTCGTCGCCGGCAAGGCTGACGATCGCTCGCTTGGTGTCAGGACGCTTGCCCCAGCCCGTACGGGTACGGCGGCGCTTGCCCTTGCGGTTGATCGTGTTGACGCTGGTGACCCGCACCTTGAACACCTTCTGGACCGCGAGCTTGATCTCGGTCTTGTTGGCGTCCGGGGCGACCTCGAACGTGTACTTCTGCTCGTCCAGCAGGCCGTAGCTCTTCTCGCTCACGACCGGCCGCAGCAGCACGTCCCGCGGGTCTTTGTTGACTCCGTGACTCATGCTTCTACCTCCTGCTCGGCCTCGGTCGACGTAGCGACGGCCTTGACGGACTTGCCCTTCGGCGTGCCTGCGACGAAGGTCGCCAGCGACGCGGTGGTGAAGATGACCGCGTCGTTGCACAGCACGTCGTACGCGTTCAGCTGGTCGGCCGCGATCAGGTGCACGGTCGGCACGTTGCGCAGGCTCAGCAGCGTCACGTCGTCGTCGCGCTCGACAACCACCAGCAGCTTCAGGAACTCGGTGACCTCGGCCAGGACCTTGCGGGCGACCTTGGTGGAGGGCACGTCGCCGTCCACGAACTGGTCGACCACGATGACGCGGCCTTCGCGGGCCCGGTCGGAGAGCGCACCGCGCAGGGCGGCGGCGATCATCTTCTTCGGGGTCCGCTGGCTGTAGTCACGCGGGGTCGGGCCGTGCACCACGCCACCACCGGTGAACTGCGGCGCGCGGGTCGAGCCCTGACGGGCGCGGCCGGTGCCCTTCTGGCGGTACGGCTTGGCGCCACCACCGGACACCTCGGCGCGGGTCTTGACCTTGTGCGTGCCCTGACGGGCAGCGGCCAGCTGCGCTACGACGACCTGGTGGATCAGCGGGATGTTCGCCTGTACGTCGAACAGGTCGGCGGGGAGCTCCGCGGAGCCCTTCTTGCTGACCTTGTCGCCCTTCACGACGACGACGTCAACGGTGCTCATTTGGTAGCTCCCTTCGCGGCGTTGCGGATCAGCACGAGGCCGCCCTTGGGGCCGGGGACGGCACCCTTGAGCAGGACCAGGCCACGCTCGACGTCGATCGCGTGGACCGTGACGTTCTGCGTGGTGACCTTCTCGTTGCCCATCCGGCCGGCCATCTTGAGGCCCTTGAAGACCCGGCCCGGGGTCGCGCACCCGCCGATGGAGCCCGGCGAACGGTGCTTCTTGTGCACACCGTGGGTGGAGCTGAGACCGTGGAAGCCGTGCCGCTTCATCACACCGGCGAAGCCCTTGCCCTTGCTGGTGGCGGACACGTCGACGATCTCGCCGGCGGCGAACGCCTCGGCCTTGATCTCCTGGCCGAGCGTGTACTCGCTGGCGTCAGCGGTGCGCAGTTCGAGCAGGTGGCGACGCGGGGTCACACCAGCCTTCTCGAAGTGGCCGCGCATCGGCGAGTTCACCTTGCGGGGGTCGATGTCGCCGAAAGCGATCTGCACGCCGTCGTAGCCGTGGCTGGCCGAGGTACGAACCTCGGTGACCACGCAGGGGCCGGCCTGGATCACGGTGACGGGGACGACTCGGTTGTTCTCGTCCCAGGTCTGGGTCATACCGAGCTTGGTGCCCAGCAGACCGCGAGTGGTTTTGCCTGTTTTTGCCATGTTTACAGGGCTCATTGGTTTCGCGTTTCCCTCAGAGCTTGATCTCGATGTCGACACCGGCCGGCAGGTCGAGACGCATCAGCGAGTCGACGGTCTTCGGCGTGGGGTCGATGATGTCGATGAGCCGCTTGTGGGTGCGCATCTCGAAGTGCTCGCGGCTGTCCTTGTACTTGTGCGGCGAGCGGATGACGCAGAACACGTTCTTTTCCGTCGGCAACGGCACCGGGCCAGCAACCTTCGCACCAGTACGCGTCACCGTGTCGACGATCTTGCGCGCCGAGCTGTCGATGACCTCGTGGTCGTAGGCCTTCAGCCGGATGCGGATCTTTTGTCCCGCCATCGCTTCGCTTCGTCCTTCTCTTCGTCATTCGTCTTCGTTGCTCCGACCCCCGAGGTCGGGTGTGTCGTGGACGCGGCACGCGCGTCACCACACATCTTTCGACCCTGGGATGGTGATCGGGGTTCGGTCTCGGACCGGAACCTCGGCATGGTCTCCGGTCCGGCGCACCTGGCAGAAACACGTCTGCGGCGCGCCCCGGCGGCCTCGCCTGAGCAACCTGAATAGTGTGCCAGAGATCGGCATCGAAATGCCAATCGAGGTGGCTTTACGCCCAGATCCCGAACCGTTCCGGAGTCACCGACCCCGACTTGCCCTGGATCAGGCGTAAAGCAGAGGTCCGCGAAGGCTCAACGAGCGAGCCCTCGCGGACCTCATGAAATCACTTGAGGATCTTGGTGACCCGGCCGGCGCCGACGGTGCGGCCACCTTCACGGATCGCGAACTTCAGGCCCTCTTCCATGGCGATCGGCTGGATCAGCTCGACCGACATGTCGGTGTTGTCGCCCGGCATGACCATCTCGGTGCCCTCGGGCAGCGTGACGACGCCGGTGACGTCCGTGGTGCGGAAGTAGAACTGGGGCCGGTAGTTCTGGAAGAACGGCGTGTGACGGCCACCCTCCTCCTTCGACAGGATGTAGACCGAAGCGTCGAAGTTGGTGTGCGGGGTGGTGGTGCCCGGCTTGATGACGACCATGCCGCGCTCGACGTCCTCGCGCTTGGTGCCACGAAGCAGCAGACCGACGTTCTCGCCGGCCTCACCGGTGTCGAGCAACTTGCGGAACATCTCGATGCCGGTGACCGTGGTGGTCTGCTTGGCCTCGCGGATTCCGATCAGGTCGACGGTCTCGTTGACCTTGACCACGCCGCGCTCGATCCGGCCGGTGATGACGGTACCGCGACCCGTGATGGTGAAGACATCCTCCACCGGCATCAGGAACGGCTTGTCGATCTCGCGGACCGGCTGCGGGATGTAGGAGTCGACAGCATCCATCAACTCGAGGATGGACTTGCCCCACTTCTCGTCACCCTGCAGTGCCGGGTGAGCCGCAACGTGCACGACGGGAGCGTTGTCGCCGTCGAACTCCTGGTCGCTGAGCAGCTCGCGAACCTCGAGCTCGACGAGCTCCAGGATCTCCTCGTCGTCGACCATGT
It encodes:
- the rpsC gene encoding 30S ribosomal protein S3 translates to MGQKVNPHGFRLGISTDHKSRWYAEKLYKDYVGEDVKIRRLLSKGMERAGISRVEIERTRDRVRVDIHTARPGIVIGRRGAEADRIRGSLEELTGKQVQLNILEVKNAEVDAQLVAQGVAEQLSGRVAFRRAMRKAMQTTMRGGALGIRIQCSGRLGGAEMSRSEFYREGRVPLHTLRADIDYGFYEARTTFGRIGVKVWIYKGDVAGTRAEREAQAAARAATQQRGRPARRDGGGDRGDRGGRGGDRGGRNDRRDGGARNDAPKADATAAPAAEKPAETTGTES
- the rpsS gene encoding 30S ribosomal protein S19: MPRSLKKGPFVDHHLLKKVEVQNEKGTKNVIKTWSRRSMIIPTMIGHTLAVHDGRKHVPVFVTDAMVGHKLGEFAPTRTFKGHEKDDRKARRR
- the rplW gene encoding 50S ribosomal protein L23 encodes the protein MSHGVNKDPRDVLLRPVVSEKSYGLLDEQKYTFEVAPDANKTEIKLAVQKVFKVRVTSVNTINRKGKRRRTRTGWGKRPDTKRAIVSLAGDDRIDIFGGQS
- the rpsJ gene encoding 30S ribosomal protein S10 → MAGQKIRIRLKAYDHEVIDSSARKIVDTVTRTGAKVAGPVPLPTEKNVFCVIRSPHKYKDSREHFEMRTHKRLIDIIDPTPKTVDSLMRLDLPAGVDIEIKL
- the rplD gene encoding 50S ribosomal protein L4, translating into MSTVDVVVVKGDKVSKKGSAELPADLFDVQANIPLIHQVVVAQLAAARQGTHKVKTRAEVSGGGAKPYRQKGTGRARQGSTRAPQFTGGGVVHGPTPRDYSQRTPKKMIAAALRGALSDRAREGRVIVVDQFVDGDVPSTKVARKVLAEVTEFLKLLVVVERDDDVTLLSLRNVPTVHLIAADQLNAYDVLCNDAVIFTTASLATFVAGTPKGKSVKAVATSTEAEQEVEA
- the tuf gene encoding elongation factor Tu translates to MAKAKFERTKPHVNIGTIGHIDHGKTTLTAAITKVLHDKYPTLNEASAFDQIDKAPEERQRGITISIAHVEYQTEARHYAHVDCPGHADYIKNMITGAAQMDGAILVVAATDGPMPQTREHVLLARQVGVPAMVVALNKCDMVDDEEILELVELEVRELLSDQEFDGDNAPVVHVAAHPALQGDEKWGKSILELMDAVDSYIPQPVREIDKPFLMPVEDVFTITGRGTVITGRIERGVVKVNETVDLIGIREAKQTTTVTGIEMFRKLLDTGEAGENVGLLLRGTKREDVERGMVVIKPGTTTPHTNFDASVYILSKEEGGRHTPFFQNYRPQFYFRTTDVTGVVTLPEGTEMVMPGDNTDMSVELIQPIAMEEGLKFAIREGGRTVGAGRVTKILK
- the rplC gene encoding 50S ribosomal protein L3 — translated: MAKTGKTTRGLLGTKLGMTQTWDENNRVVPVTVIQAGPCVVTEVRTSASHGYDGVQIAFGDIDPRKVNSPMRGHFEKAGVTPRRHLLELRTADASEYTLGQEIKAEAFAAGEIVDVSATSKGKGFAGVMKRHGFHGLSSTHGVHKKHRSPGSIGGCATPGRVFKGLKMAGRMGNEKVTTQNVTVHAIDVERGLVLLKGAVPGPKGGLVLIRNAAKGATK